A genomic segment from Leucoraja erinacea ecotype New England chromosome 39, Leri_hhj_1, whole genome shotgun sequence encodes:
- the LOC129714436 gene encoding tetraspanin-16-like isoform X2, whose protein sequence is MTCAIVVLIFKSIITILFQEEAFGLLKNNYTGFGDKNFASFGWDSIMKTFHCCGLKNYTDFEGSYYQITKGRLYPKSCCRNPFSADCDGITISSEIIFTKVQAGNIK, encoded by the exons ATGACGTGTGCAATTGTCGTTTTGATCTTTAAATCAATC ATTACAATATTATTTCAAGAAGAGGCCTTTGGATTACTAAAAAATAACTACACTGGATTTGGAGATAAAAACTTTGCAAGTTTCGGATGGGATTCTATTATGAAAACa TTCCATTGCTGCGGGTTAAAGAATTACACGGACTTTGAAGGATCATACTATCAGATTACTAAAGGACGTTTGTATCCAAAGAGTTGTTGTCGAAACCCTTTTTCTGCTGACTGTGATGGAATAACAATATCATCAGAAATTATATTCACAAAGGTACAGGCTGGCAATATCAAATAG
- the LOC129714436 gene encoding tetraspanin-16-like isoform X1 — protein MTCAIVVLIFKSIITILFQEEAFGLLKNNYTGFGDKNFASFGWDSIMKTFHCCGLKNYTDFEGSYYQITKGRLYPKSCCRNPFSADCDGITISSEIIFTKGCFASVTAMIKRNSAVIGGAAIGISLIQVRCIHCTHLSRHGGTTVDLLPYSARDPGSILTTGAVC, from the exons ATGACGTGTGCAATTGTCGTTTTGATCTTTAAATCAATC ATTACAATATTATTTCAAGAAGAGGCCTTTGGATTACTAAAAAATAACTACACTGGATTTGGAGATAAAAACTTTGCAAGTTTCGGATGGGATTCTATTATGAAAACa TTCCATTGCTGCGGGTTAAAGAATTACACGGACTTTGAAGGATCATACTATCAGATTACTAAAGGACGTTTGTATCCAAAGAGTTGTTGTCGAAACCCTTTTTCTGCTGACTGTGATGGAATAACAATATCATCAGAAATTATATTCACAAAG gGCTGTTTTGCTTCAGTAACTGCAATGATCAAAAGGAACAGTGCTGTTattggtggtgcagcgataggaaTTAGTTTAATTCAGGTAAGATGTATTCATTGTACTCATTTgagtcggcacggtggcacaacggtagacttgctgccttacagcgccagagacccaggttcgatcctgactacgggtgctgtttgttag